One window of the Aptenodytes patagonicus chromosome 17, bAptPat1.pri.cur, whole genome shotgun sequence genome contains the following:
- the CCT6A gene encoding T-complex protein 1 subunit zeta: MAVKALNPKAEVARAQAALAVNISAARGLQDVLRTNLGPKGTMKMLVSGAGDIKLTKDGNVLLQEMQIQHPTASLIAKVATAQDDITGDGTTSNVLIIGELLKQADLYISEGLHPRIVAEGFEIAKEKALEVLEQVKVTKEMDRETLIDVARTSLRTKVHTELADILTEAVVDSVLTVRKPDEPIDLHMVEIMEMKHKSETDTTLIRGLVLDHGARHPDMKKRVEDAYVLTCNVSLEYEKTEVSSGFFYKSAEEREKLVKAERKFIEDRVNKIIDLKRRVCGDSDKGFIVINQKGIDPFSLDALAKEGIVALRRAKRRNMERLTLACGGTAMNSVEDLTPDCLGHAGLVYEYTLGEEKYTFIEKCDNPRSVTLLIRGPNKHTLTQIKDAVRDGLRAVKNAIEDGCVVPGAGALEVAVANALVKHKPNVKGRAQLGVQAFADALLIIPKVLAQNSGYDPQETLVKVQTEHAESGQLTGVDLNTGEPMVAAAAGIWDNYNVKKQLLHSCTVIASNILLVDEIMRAGMSSLKG; the protein is encoded by the exons ATGGCGGTGAAGGCCCTCAACCCTAAGGCGGAGGTGGCCCGTGCCCAGGCCGCGCTGGCGGTGAACATCAGCGCGGCCCGCGGGCTCCAGGACGTGCTGAGGACCAACCTGGGCCCCAAGGGCACCATGAAGAT GTTGGTGTCGGGAGCTGGAGACATCAAGCTGACCAAAGATGGCAACGTGCTGCTGCAGGAAATG CAAATACAACACCCCACAGCCTCCTTGATAGCAAAAGTAGCAACAGCGCAAGATGACATCACTGGAGATGGTACCACTTCAAATGTCTTGATCATTGGAGAACTCCTAAAGCAGGCAGACCTCTATATTTCTGAG GGTTTGCACCCTAGAATAGTAGCAGAAGGATTTGagattgcaaaggaaaaagcactTGAAGTTTTGGAGCAGGTCAAAGTAACCAAGGAAATGGACAGGGAGACCCTTATAGATGTTGCCAGAACATCCCTCCGTACTAAAGTTCATACCGAGCTTGCTGACATCCTAACAGAG GCTGTAGTAGATTCTGTTTTGACAGTCAGAAAACCGGATGAGCCTATTGACCTCCACATGGTAGAGATTATGGAGATGAAGCACAAATCAGAAACTGACACAAC GCTGATTAGGGGGCTGGTTTTGGATCATGGTGCTCGTCATCCTGACATGAAGAAAAGAGTGGAAGATGCTTATGTTCTTACTTGCAATGTATCTCTAGAATATGAGAAAAC agAGGTGAGCTCTGGATTCTTCTATAAAAgtgctgaagagagagagaagctagtgaaagcagaaagaaagttCATTGAAGACAGAGTGAACAAAATCATAGACTTGAAAAGAAGAGTCTGTGGTGATTCAGATAAAGGATTTATTGTGATCAACCAGAAG GGAATTGACCCATTTTCCTTGGATGCACTTGCAAAAGAAGGAATAGTTGCTTTGCGGAGAGCTAAAAGGAGGAACATGGAAAG ACTGACCCTTGCATGTGGCGGTACTGCCATGAACTCTGTGGAGGATCTCACTCCTGACTGTCTGGGACACGCAGGGCTTGTCTATGAGTATACACTG GGTGAAGAGAAATACACCTTTATTGAGAAATGTGACAACCCCCGCTCTGTTACCCTGTTGATCAGGGGACCAAATAAGCATACGCTCACACAAATCAAGGATGCAGTAAGAGATGGTCTGCGTGCTGTTAAAAACGCTATTGAGGATG GATGTGTGGTTCCAGGAGCAGGTGCACTAGAAGTGGCAGTAGCTAATGCTCTTGTTAAGCATAAACCTAATGTAAAAGGAAGAGCCCAGCTTGGAGTTCAAGCTTTTGCTGATGCTCTGCTCATCATTCCTAAG GTTCTCGCTCAGAACTCTGGTTACGATCCCCAGGAAACACTAGTGAAGGTTCAGACGGAACATGCAGAATCGGGGCAACTCACTGGAGTTGATCTGAACACTG GTGAGCCAATGgtagctgcagcagctggaatCTGGGATAATTACAATGTCAAAAAGCAACTGCTTCATTCATG CACGGTGATCGCTAGCAACATTCTCTTGGTGGATGAAATTATGCGAGCTGGAATGTCCTCTCTTAAAGGCTGA